The following are encoded together in the Anopheles nili chromosome 3, idAnoNiliSN_F5_01, whole genome shotgun sequence genome:
- the LOC128723065 gene encoding ubiquitin-fold modifier-conjugating enzyme 1, with the protein MVDEGTRKALSGIPLLKTKAGPRDKDLWVQRLKEEYQALIKYVQNNKASDMDWFRLESNKEGTKWFGKCWYMHNLHKYEFDVEFDIAVTYPATSPEIALPELDGKTAKMYRGGKICLTDHFKPLWARNVPKFGIAHAMALGLAPWLAVEIPDLIEKGIVSYHEKGTSSG; encoded by the exons ATGGTTGATGAAGGAACGCGAAAGGCCCTCAGTGGCATTCCCCTTCTGAAAACAAAAGCTGGCCCCCGTGATAAAGACCTGTGGGTGCAACGGTTAAAGGAGGAATATCAGGCACTAATTAAG TATGTGCAAAATAACAAAGCATCAGACATGGACTGGTTCCGGTTAGAGTCAAACAAGGAGGGAACGAAGTGGTTTGGCAAATGTTGGTACATGCACAACTTGCACAAGTACGAGTTCGATGTGGAGTTTGAC ATTGCCGTGACGTACCCTGCAACATCGCCGGAAATAGCGCTGCCTGAACTGGACGGAAAGACGGCGAAAATGTACCGTGGCGGTAAAATTTGCCTCACGGATCACTTCAAGCCTCTGTGGGCGAGAAATGTGCCCAAATTTGGAATTGCGCATGCAATGGCCCTAGGG TTAGCACCATGGCTGGCAGTTGAGATCCCGGATCTAATAGAGAAAGGCATCGTATCGTACCATGAAAAGGGCACATCCTCGGGCTAG